One Mesorhizobium sp. L-2-11 genomic region harbors:
- a CDS encoding pyridoxal phosphate-dependent aminotransferase codes for MPRPSSRISGIVPSGTDGWEVHFAAWTRKQAGEDIIMLSVGDHDFDTPTETIEACVAAVRASNHHYTPLAGIPRLRQAMAAASTACTGVTTNPDQVIATSGGQAALYAAVQAVLDQGDHAIVVAPYYATYPNTFSAAGADFTVVETPAEDGFQPRAADIRAALRPNTRAILINTPNNPTGAVYSRQRLEELAQICREHDLWLLSDEVYWTLGGGEHVSPRSLPGMAERTLVINSMSKSHGMTGWRMGWLTGPEQMISLLTNLNLVTTYGLPAFISLACAEALENGYGVKQIAERYAARRSVVLDAMRGMNNVTVRGSEGGMYVMLDISALEPDDEKFAWALLDKEKVGVMPGSSFGEAAAGHIRVSLCQPEAVLLEATLRLRRFASSYRREAA; via the coding sequence ATGCCCAGACCGTCATCGCGCATTTCCGGCATCGTGCCTTCCGGCACGGACGGCTGGGAGGTCCATTTCGCCGCCTGGACGCGCAAGCAGGCCGGCGAGGACATCATCATGCTGTCGGTCGGCGACCATGATTTTGACACGCCAACAGAAACGATCGAAGCCTGCGTCGCGGCGGTTCGCGCCAGCAATCACCACTATACCCCGCTTGCCGGCATTCCGCGCCTGCGCCAGGCGATGGCGGCGGCCTCGACCGCCTGCACCGGCGTTACGACCAACCCGGATCAGGTTATTGCCACATCAGGCGGGCAGGCTGCACTGTACGCGGCGGTACAAGCCGTACTCGACCAGGGCGACCATGCCATCGTGGTCGCGCCCTATTACGCGACCTACCCCAACACCTTCAGCGCAGCGGGCGCCGATTTCACCGTGGTCGAAACGCCCGCCGAGGATGGTTTCCAGCCGCGCGCCGCCGACATTCGCGCAGCCCTTCGGCCGAACACCCGCGCCATCCTCATCAACACGCCGAACAACCCGACGGGTGCTGTCTATTCGCGCCAGCGGCTGGAAGAGCTGGCGCAGATCTGCCGCGAGCATGACCTCTGGCTGCTGTCGGACGAAGTCTATTGGACGCTAGGCGGCGGCGAGCACGTCTCGCCGCGTTCGCTGCCCGGCATGGCGGAACGCACGCTGGTCATCAATTCCATGTCGAAGAGCCACGGCATGACCGGCTGGCGCATGGGCTGGCTGACCGGGCCCGAACAGATGATCTCGCTGCTGACCAACCTCAACCTGGTGACCACCTACGGCCTGCCGGCCTTCATCAGCCTCGCTTGCGCCGAGGCGCTGGAAAACGGCTACGGCGTCAAGCAGATCGCCGAACGCTATGCCGCACGGCGCAGCGTCGTCCTCGATGCCATGCGCGGCATGAACAACGTCACCGTGCGCGGCTCCGAAGGCGGCATGTATGTCATGCTCGACATCTCGGCTCTCGAGCCCGACGACGAGAAATTCGCCTGGGCTCTGCTCGACAAGGAAAAGGTCGGCGTGATGCCAGGATCGAGCTTCGGCGAGGCCGCTGCCGGCCATATTCGCGTCAGCCTCTGCCAGCCCGAGGCGGTGCTTCTGGAAGCAACCCTCCGCCTGCGCCGCTTTGCGTCCAGCTACCGCCGCGAGGCCGCATGA
- a CDS encoding sarcosine oxidase subunit gamma: MVERQSPIELELRTGSHGDFEHGVEVILSETRPGSILQLAAWPGQEKELIAGIRTVTGLALPDGAGAGSTDSVRSVFGFAPGKFTVVDEAEGLASAFDNVVTPDIGTVTDLSHGRTAIRIAGPKAEWVLAKFFAIDFALPAFPVGAGRSTMHHDVFAQIQRTGADQFDIYVFRSFARSFWKALCHASEEVGYEVQ; this comes from the coding sequence ATGGTTGAGCGCCAATCACCGATTGAGCTGGAGCTGCGCACCGGCTCGCATGGCGATTTCGAACACGGCGTCGAGGTCATCCTCTCCGAAACCAGGCCGGGATCGATCCTGCAGCTCGCTGCCTGGCCGGGCCAGGAGAAGGAGCTGATAGCAGGCATTCGCACCGTTACCGGCCTTGCGCTGCCCGATGGCGCCGGCGCCGGCAGCACCGACAGCGTCAGGTCGGTGTTCGGTTTTGCGCCGGGAAAATTCACCGTGGTCGACGAGGCCGAGGGCCTGGCGTCGGCCTTTGACAATGTCGTCACCCCTGATATCGGCACGGTGACCGACCTGTCGCACGGCCGCACCGCGATCCGCATCGCCGGACCGAAGGCCGAGTGGGTGCTGGCGAAGTTCTTCGCCATCGACTTCGCGCTGCCGGCCTTCCCGGTCGGTGCCGGCCGCTCGACCATGCATCATGACGTCTTCGCCCAGATCCAGCGCACCGGCGCCGACCAGTTCGACATCTATGTGTTCCGCTCGTTTGCGCGCTCGTTCTGGAAGGCGCTCTGCCATGCCAGCGAGGAAGTCGGCTACGAAGTGCAGTAG
- a CDS encoding GcvT family protein, which yields MTAPSAKTIPPKARAVIIGGGVSGCSVAYHLARLGWTDIVLLERKQLTSGTTWHAAGLIGQLRGSQNMTRLAKYSADLYVRLEAETDVGTGMRQVGSITVALTEERKHEIYRQASLARAFDIDVREISPNEVKQMYPHLNISDVVGAVHLPLDGQCDPANIAMALAKGARQRGAMIVENVKVTKVHARNGRVTGVSWAQGDEQGTIEADVVVNCAGMWARELGAQNGVSIPLHACEHFYLVTEPIPGLTRLPVLRVPDECAYYKEDAGKMMLGAFEPVAKPWGMDGISEDFCFDQLPEDFEHFEPILEMGVNRMPMLASAGIHTFFNGPESFTPDDRYYLGEAPELSGYWMATGYNSIGIVSSGGAGMALAQWINDGEAPFDLWEVDIRRAQPFQKNRRYLRERVSETLGLLYADHFPYRQMATARNIRRSPLHEHLKARGAVFGEVAGWERANWFARQDQEREYRYSWKRQNWFDNQRDEHLAVRNGVGLFDMTSFGKIRVEGRDACAFLQRLCANDMDVAPGKIVYTQMLNQRGGIESDLTVSRLSETAYFLVVPGATLQRDLAWLKKHLADEFVVITDVTAAEAVLCLMGPDSRKLIQKLSPNDFSNATNPFGTFQEIEIGMGLARAHRITYVGELGWELYVSTDQAAHLFEAIEEAGADVGLKLCGLHTLDSCRIEKAFRHFGHDITDEDNVLEAGLGFAVKTGKGDFLGRDAVLRKRETGLNRRLVQFRLKDAQPLLFHNEAILRDGKIVGPITSGNYGHHLGAAIGLGYVPCQGESEADVLSSSYEIEIAGERFAAEVSLKPMYDPKAERVRM from the coding sequence ATGACCGCCCCGTCTGCCAAAACCATTCCTCCCAAAGCAAGGGCCGTCATCATCGGCGGCGGTGTTTCAGGCTGCTCGGTCGCCTACCATCTGGCCAGGCTCGGCTGGACCGACATCGTGCTGCTCGAGCGCAAGCAGCTGACATCGGGCACGACATGGCACGCCGCCGGCCTGATCGGCCAGTTGCGCGGTTCGCAGAACATGACGCGGCTGGCGAAATATTCGGCCGACCTCTACGTCAGGCTGGAGGCCGAGACCGATGTCGGCACCGGCATGCGCCAGGTCGGTTCGATCACCGTGGCGCTGACCGAAGAACGCAAGCACGAGATTTATAGGCAGGCGTCTCTCGCCCGCGCCTTCGATATCGACGTGCGCGAGATTTCGCCAAACGAAGTCAAGCAGATGTACCCGCATCTTAATATTTCGGATGTGGTCGGCGCCGTGCATCTGCCGCTCGACGGCCAATGCGACCCGGCCAATATCGCCATGGCGCTGGCCAAGGGCGCGCGCCAGCGCGGTGCGATGATCGTCGAGAATGTGAAGGTCACCAAGGTCCATGCCAGGAATGGCCGCGTCACCGGCGTTTCCTGGGCGCAAGGCGACGAGCAAGGCACGATCGAGGCCGATGTCGTCGTCAACTGCGCCGGCATGTGGGCACGAGAGCTTGGCGCGCAGAACGGCGTCAGCATCCCGCTGCATGCCTGCGAGCATTTTTATCTCGTCACCGAACCGATCCCCGGCCTGACCCGGCTGCCAGTGTTGCGCGTGCCGGACGAATGCGCCTACTACAAGGAAGACGCCGGCAAGATGATGCTCGGCGCGTTCGAGCCGGTGGCCAAGCCGTGGGGCATGGACGGCATAAGCGAAGATTTCTGCTTCGACCAGCTGCCCGAGGATTTCGAACATTTCGAGCCGATCCTCGAAATGGGCGTCAACCGCATGCCGATGCTGGCCAGCGCCGGCATCCACACTTTCTTCAACGGCCCCGAGAGTTTTACGCCTGATGACCGCTATTATCTCGGCGAGGCGCCGGAGCTGTCCGGCTACTGGATGGCGACCGGCTATAACTCCATCGGCATCGTCTCCTCAGGCGGCGCCGGCATGGCTCTGGCGCAATGGATCAATGATGGCGAAGCACCCTTCGATCTCTGGGAGGTCGACATCCGCCGCGCCCAGCCGTTCCAAAAGAACCGCCGCTATCTCAGAGAGCGCGTCTCCGAGACGCTCGGCCTGCTCTATGCCGACCATTTTCCCTACCGGCAGATGGCGACCGCGCGGAACATCAGGCGCTCGCCTCTGCACGAACATCTGAAGGCGCGCGGAGCGGTGTTCGGCGAGGTTGCCGGCTGGGAGCGGGCCAACTGGTTCGCGCGTCAGGACCAGGAGCGCGAGTACCGCTATTCCTGGAAACGGCAGAACTGGTTCGACAACCAGCGCGACGAACATCTGGCCGTCCGCAACGGCGTCGGCCTGTTCGACATGACCTCGTTCGGCAAGATCCGTGTCGAGGGCCGCGATGCCTGCGCCTTCCTGCAGAGGCTTTGCGCCAACGATATGGACGTGGCGCCGGGCAAGATCGTCTACACCCAGATGCTCAACCAGCGCGGCGGCATCGAGAGCGACCTTACCGTCTCGCGGCTATCGGAAACGGCTTACTTCCTGGTCGTGCCCGGCGCGACGCTGCAGCGTGATCTCGCCTGGTTGAAAAAACATCTCGCCGATGAATTCGTCGTCATCACCGATGTCACCGCTGCTGAGGCCGTGCTCTGCCTGATGGGCCCGGATTCGAGGAAGCTCATTCAAAAGCTGAGCCCGAACGATTTCTCCAACGCAACCAATCCGTTCGGAACGTTTCAGGAGATAGAAATCGGCATGGGGCTGGCCCGCGCCCATCGCATCACCTATGTCGGCGAACTGGGCTGGGAGCTTTATGTCTCGACCGACCAGGCAGCACATTTGTTCGAGGCGATCGAGGAAGCGGGCGCCGATGTCGGCCTAAAACTTTGCGGCCTGCACACGCTGGATTCCTGCCGCATCGAAAAGGCGTTCCGGCATTTCGGCCACGACATCACCGACGAGGACAATGTGCTGGAGGCAGGCCTTGGCTTCGCAGTGAAGACTGGCAAGGGCGATTTTCTTGGCCGCGACGCCGTGCTGAGAAAAAGAGAAACCGGATTGAACCGGCGGCTGGTGCAATTCCGCCTGAAAGACGCGCAACCCTTGCTCTTCCACAACGAAGCGATCCTGCGCGACGGCAAGATTGTCGGCCCGATCACCTCGGGCAATTACGGCCATCATCTCGGTGCCGCTATCGGGCTCGGCTATGTGCCTTGCCAGGGCGAGAGCGAGGCTGACGTGCTGTCGTCTTCCTACGAGATCGAGATCGCCGGCGAGCGCTTCGCCGCGGAAGTGTCGCTGAAGCCGATGTATGATCCGAAGGCGGAACGGGTGCGGATGTAG
- a CDS encoding nitroreductase, with amino-acid sequence MLENRTRITNDATIVDEAITSRRSVRAFLPDMVDDETIRAILAVAARAPSGTNMQPWRVYVTKGEVKQRITDAILNSGIRAEKADWDEYRYYPDQFFEPYLTRRRANGFGLYSVLGIGRREVDRMRAQHDRNFVFFDAPVGMIFTVDRRLNKGSWIDYGMFLQNIMVAARGRGLHTCPQAAFAPYHKQIRPVLNIPDEEIVVCGMALGREDTSKPENAFRTDRAPLEEWVTFAR; translated from the coding sequence ATGCTGGAAAACAGGACAAGGATTACAAATGATGCGACGATCGTCGATGAGGCGATCACGTCGCGCCGTTCGGTGCGGGCCTTCCTGCCCGATATGGTCGACGACGAGACGATCCGCGCCATTCTCGCCGTTGCCGCGCGGGCGCCTTCGGGTACCAACATGCAGCCCTGGCGGGTCTACGTCACCAAGGGCGAGGTGAAGCAGCGGATCACCGACGCCATCCTCAACTCCGGCATCCGTGCCGAAAAGGCCGATTGGGACGAGTATCGCTATTATCCCGATCAGTTCTTCGAGCCCTATCTGACCCGGCGGCGGGCCAACGGCTTCGGCCTCTACAGCGTGCTCGGCATCGGCCGGCGTGAGGTCGACAGGATGCGCGCGCAGCACGACCGCAACTTCGTCTTCTTCGACGCGCCGGTCGGCATGATCTTCACCGTCGACCGGCGGCTGAACAAGGGGTCGTGGATCGATTATGGCATGTTCCTGCAGAACATCATGGTGGCGGCGCGGGGCAGGGGCCTGCACACCTGCCCGCAGGCGGCCTTTGCGCCCTATCACAAGCAGATCAGGCCGGTGCTCAACATTCCCGACGAGGAGATCGTCGTCTGCGGCATGGCGCTCGGCCGTGAGGACACTTCCAAGCCCGAAAACGCGTTCCGCACCGACCGCGCGCCGCTGGAAGAGTGGGTGACGTTCGCCAGGTGA
- a CDS encoding helix-turn-helix domain-containing protein: MAVPSTAVRSEQENRERLLAGDIRALRRARGLTLAETGLKLGRSVGWVSQVERGLSIPSLSDLRAFAELFGVPVSLFFSHDVPVENERGVVVRAGSRRTLGTSDSGLVEELLSPDLGGSFEMLRSVFAPGAELKTEARRPTEEAGYVASGSFDIEISGVWHQLGEGDSFRFDGKPFRWRNPGAEPAVVIWVVSPPVY, translated from the coding sequence ATGGCTGTGCCCTCAACCGCCGTCAGATCTGAGCAGGAAAACCGCGAACGGCTGCTGGCCGGCGATATCAGAGCACTGCGCAGGGCGCGAGGGCTGACGCTCGCCGAGACCGGCCTGAAGCTCGGCCGCTCGGTTGGCTGGGTCAGTCAGGTCGAGCGCGGCCTGTCGATACCATCGCTCAGCGATCTCAGGGCCTTCGCGGAATTGTTCGGCGTGCCGGTCAGCCTGTTCTTCAGCCACGACGTGCCCGTCGAGAACGAGCGCGGCGTGGTCGTCCGCGCCGGCAGCCGCCGCACGCTTGGCACAAGCGATTCCGGCCTGGTGGAGGAGCTTCTGTCACCCGATCTCGGCGGTAGCTTCGAGATGCTGCGTTCGGTCTTCGCGCCGGGTGCCGAGCTGAAGACCGAAGCCCGCCGGCCGACGGAGGAAGCCGGATATGTCGCTTCCGGCAGCTTCGACATCGAGATATCCGGCGTCTGGCACCAGCTTGGCGAAGGCGACTCCTTTCGCTTCGACGGCAAGCCGTTCCGCTGGCGCAATCCCGGTGCGGAGCCGGCGGTCGTCATCTGGGTGGTTTCGCCACCTGTCTACTAG
- a CDS encoding homocysteine S-methyltransferase family protein: MNSVILTDGGMGQELVRRSSSDPTPLWSARVLIDEPDLVRDLHAEFIRAGARVITINTYSATPERLAREGAEELFKPLQKRGIELARQARDQAGDAAIAGCLSPLFGSYAPALTISFEDTLDIYRRIVAEQADGVDLFLCETMASAEEARAAVTAASESGKPVWVSWTLADHGAPRLRSGETIAAAASALDGLPVAARLINCCRPEAIAAALPELIGLGGPVGAYANGFTSVEALRHGGTVEVLHARHDLDPDAYAGHAVGWVEAGAGIVGGCCEVGPPHIAALGDRLEQAGYEISGVA, translated from the coding sequence ATGAATTCAGTCATTCTCACCGACGGCGGCATGGGCCAGGAACTGGTCCGCCGCAGCAGCTCCGATCCCACCCCGCTATGGTCGGCCAGGGTGCTGATCGACGAACCGGACCTGGTGCGCGACCTGCATGCGGAGTTCATTCGGGCCGGCGCCCGTGTCATCACCATCAACACCTATTCCGCAACCCCCGAGCGGCTGGCGCGCGAGGGCGCGGAAGAACTGTTCAAGCCGCTGCAGAAGCGCGGCATAGAACTGGCAAGGCAAGCTCGCGACCAGGCCGGCGACGCGGCGATCGCCGGCTGCCTGTCGCCGCTGTTCGGCAGCTACGCACCGGCGCTGACGATATCCTTCGAGGATACGCTCGACATCTACCGCCGCATCGTTGCCGAACAGGCCGACGGCGTCGATCTGTTCCTGTGCGAGACCATGGCGTCGGCCGAGGAAGCGCGCGCGGCCGTCACTGCGGCGTCGGAAAGCGGCAAGCCGGTGTGGGTGTCGTGGACCCTCGCTGATCACGGCGCGCCGCGGCTGCGCAGCGGCGAAACCATAGCGGCGGCAGCAAGCGCTCTCGACGGTCTGCCGGTCGCAGCCAGGCTGATCAATTGCTGCCGGCCCGAAGCGATCGCCGCAGCGCTGCCCGAACTGATCGGCCTCGGCGGGCCGGTTGGCGCCTATGCCAACGGCTTCACCTCGGTCGAGGCGCTCAGGCATGGCGGCACGGTGGAAGTGCTGCATGCCCGCCACGACCTCGATCCGGACGCCTATGCCGGCCATGCGGTCGGCTGGGTCGAGGCCGGGGCCGGTATCGTCGGCGGCTGCTGCGAAGTCGGGCCGCCCCATATCGCCGCCCTGGGCGACCGGCTCGAACAGGCCGGCTACGAAATTTCGGGGGTAGCATAA
- a CDS encoding NAD(P)H-dependent oxidoreductase gives MRVLVVYCHPVPESFCAAIRDSAIEVLKARGWEVRLLDLYAENFDPVMGCDERRSYNEHAPQDPALKSHIENLNWAQAILFIYPTWWYGLPAMLKGWLDRVWATDVAFRLPAGKGRIQSLVRHVTKIGVITTCGAPTWWSVVVGQPGRKTILRGMRALCATRCRTLFLAHYLMDSSTAKTRAAFLEKVRAKLERF, from the coding sequence ATGCGGGTTCTGGTGGTTTACTGCCATCCTGTGCCCGAAAGCTTTTGCGCCGCGATCCGGGATAGTGCCATCGAGGTGCTGAAGGCGAGGGGCTGGGAGGTGCGGCTGCTCGACCTCTATGCGGAAAATTTCGATCCGGTGATGGGCTGCGACGAGCGACGCTCCTATAATGAGCACGCCCCGCAGGACCCGGCGCTCAAGTCGCATATCGAAAATCTCAACTGGGCCCAGGCAATCCTCTTCATCTATCCGACATGGTGGTACGGGCTTCCGGCAATGTTGAAGGGCTGGCTCGACCGGGTCTGGGCAACCGACGTCGCCTTCCGACTGCCGGCCGGCAAGGGACGGATCCAGTCGCTGGTGAGGCATGTGACGAAGATCGGGGTGATCACGACCTGCGGCGCACCGACCTGGTGGAGCGTCGTCGTCGGCCAGCCGGGACGCAAGACGATCCTGCGCGGCATGCGGGCGCTCTGCGCCACCCGCTGCAGGACGTTGTTTCTGGCGCACTACCTGATGGATTCATCGACAGCGAAGACCAGGGCGGCGTTTCTGGAGAAGGTGCGGGCGAAACTGGAGCGGTTTTGA
- a CDS encoding GcvT family protein, producing the protein MAGLPTTARVVIIGGGVVGASALYHLAKAGWIDCVLLEKNELTSGSTWHAAGNVPTFSSSWSLMNMQRYSTELYRGLADAVGYPMNYHVTGSLRLAHTAERMQEFQRAKGMGRYQGMDIDVVGLDEIKRRYPFIETHDLKGALYDPSDGDIDPAQLTQALAKGARDLGAKIIRFCPVTGVRRDKDEWLVETAQGEIRCEIVVNAAGYRAAEVGRMFGRDVPMMVMSHQYILFEEIPELAAWSNEQGKKLPLLRDVDTSYYLRQEKNGMNLGPYERNCRAHWVDYDDPMPDDFSFQLFPDDLDRLEDYLADAVARVPILGTAGLSKVINGPIPYTPDGNPLIGPMPGVPNAFEACVFTFGIAQGGGAGKVLAEWVTEGQTEWDMWSCDPRRFTSFASAPDYCVAKGMEIYGNEYAIQFPRHAWPAGRDRKLSPIHDRIKSLGARFDAYNGWERATWYAQAGDDVSEAATLTFRRDGPWQHRVREECLAVRDAAGILDLPGFSRFNLDGPGAADWLSQQVTGLVPKPGRIGLVYFADDKGRIVTEMSVVRHDENLMTLITAAVAQWHDFEWLKWRMPKDASFKLVDRTEEFSTQILAGPNSRKILADVCAADLALPWLTHQETTIAGRWARLVRVSFAGELGWEIHTRIDDTATVFDAVWAAGQKHGLKPFGMYALDSLRLEKGYRAWKGDLSTDYSILQGGLERFVKWDKPDFRGKAALQNEKQQGVKKRFVTLVVENPGDCDAPTMSTLWHDGRIVGETTSGGWGHRIDKSIALGMLRADLTEPGTAVEVEIFGERFKAAVQKDEPLWDPNNERLRA; encoded by the coding sequence ATGGCCGGTTTGCCGACCACGGCACGTGTAGTGATCATCGGAGGCGGCGTCGTCGGCGCGTCGGCGCTCTACCATCTCGCCAAGGCGGGCTGGATCGACTGCGTGCTCCTGGAAAAGAACGAGCTCACCTCCGGCTCGACCTGGCATGCGGCCGGCAACGTGCCGACCTTCTCCTCGTCATGGTCGCTGATGAACATGCAGCGCTATTCGACCGAGCTCTATCGCGGGCTGGCCGACGCGGTCGGCTACCCCATGAACTACCACGTCACCGGCTCGCTCAGGCTGGCCCATACCGCAGAGCGCATGCAGGAGTTCCAACGCGCCAAGGGCATGGGCCGCTACCAGGGCATGGACATCGATGTGGTCGGGCTCGACGAGATCAAGCGCCGCTACCCGTTCATCGAAACGCACGACCTGAAGGGCGCGCTCTACGATCCGAGCGACGGCGACATCGACCCGGCGCAGCTGACCCAGGCGCTGGCCAAGGGCGCTCGCGACCTGGGCGCGAAGATCATTCGCTTCTGTCCGGTCACCGGCGTGCGCCGCGACAAGGACGAGTGGCTGGTCGAGACCGCGCAGGGCGAGATCCGCTGCGAGATCGTCGTCAACGCCGCCGGCTATCGCGCGGCCGAAGTCGGCAGGATGTTCGGCCGCGACGTGCCGATGATGGTGATGAGCCATCAATATATCCTGTTCGAGGAAATCCCCGAACTGGCGGCGTGGTCAAACGAGCAAGGCAAGAAACTGCCGCTGCTGCGCGACGTCGACACCTCCTATTATCTGCGCCAGGAAAAGAACGGCATGAATCTCGGCCCCTATGAGCGCAATTGCCGCGCCCATTGGGTCGACTACGACGATCCGATGCCTGACGATTTTTCGTTCCAGCTGTTCCCCGACGATCTCGACCGGCTCGAGGATTATCTGGCCGATGCCGTCGCCCGCGTGCCGATTCTCGGCACCGCCGGACTGTCCAAGGTCATCAACGGCCCGATCCCCTATACGCCGGATGGCAACCCGCTGATCGGCCCGATGCCCGGCGTGCCGAACGCCTTCGAGGCCTGCGTCTTCACCTTCGGCATCGCCCAGGGCGGCGGCGCCGGCAAGGTGCTGGCCGAATGGGTGACTGAGGGCCAGACCGAATGGGATATGTGGTCCTGCGATCCGCGGCGCTTCACCAGCTTTGCCTCGGCCCCGGATTACTGCGTCGCCAAGGGCATGGAGATCTACGGCAACGAATACGCCATCCAGTTCCCGCGTCACGCCTGGCCGGCTGGCCGCGACCGCAAACTGTCGCCGATCCATGATCGCATCAAGTCGCTCGGCGCCCGCTTCGACGCCTATAATGGCTGGGAGCGCGCCACCTGGTACGCGCAAGCCGGCGACGACGTCTCGGAAGCCGCGACGCTGACCTTCCGCCGCGATGGGCCGTGGCAGCATCGCGTGCGCGAAGAATGCCTCGCCGTGCGCGACGCCGCCGGCATTTTGGATCTGCCCGGCTTTTCCCGCTTCAATCTCGATGGCCCTGGTGCTGCCGACTGGCTGAGCCAACAAGTAACCGGCCTGGTGCCGAAACCCGGCCGCATCGGCCTCGTCTACTTTGCCGACGACAAGGGCCGCATCGTCACTGAAATGTCTGTCGTTCGCCACGACGAGAATTTGATGACGCTGATCACCGCCGCCGTGGCGCAGTGGCACGATTTCGAATGGCTGAAATGGCGCATGCCGAAGGACGCCTCGTTCAAGCTGGTGGACCGGACCGAGGAATTCTCAACGCAGATCCTCGCCGGGCCCAATTCGCGAAAAATCCTCGCCGATGTCTGCGCCGCCGACCTTGCTCTGCCCTGGCTGACGCACCAGGAGACGACAATCGCCGGCCGATGGGCAAGGCTGGTGCGTGTGTCCTTCGCCGGCGAACTCGGCTGGGAAATCCACACCAGGATCGACGACACCGCCACCGTGTTCGACGCCGTCTGGGCGGCTGGGCAGAAGCATGGGCTGAAGCCGTTCGGCATGTACGCGCTGGATTCTTTGCGGCTTGAAAAGGGCTATCGCGCCTGGAAAGGCGACCTGTCGACCGACTATTCGATCCTGCAGGGTGGGCTGGAGCGTTTCGTGAAATGGGACAAGCCGGATTTCCGTGGCAAGGCGGCGCTGCAAAACGAGAAGCAGCAGGGCGTGAAGAAGCGCTTTGTCACGCTGGTCGTCGAGAACCCCGGCGACTGCGACGCGCCAACCATGTCGACGCTGTGGCATGACGGCCGGATCGTCGGCGAGACGACGTCCGGCGGCTGGGGTCATCGCATCGACAAGTCGATCGCGCTCGGCATGCTGCGCGCCGACCTGACTGAGCCGGGAACTGCGGTCGAGGTCGAGATTTTTGGCGAGCGCTTCAAGGCGGCCGTGCAGAAGGACGAACCGCTGTGGGATCCAAACAACGAGAGGTTGCGCGCATGA